The DNA window TAGTTTTGGAAGCCGTTGCAACTGAAATGATCAGTCAGACCGTTTTTGTATGTAGCATATCTTCTGTATAAGGCATTCTTCATTTGAATAttcttttgtaaataaatcttaaatatatacaagAGAAATTAAACTTGTTTGGCCGTTATGAAAATGGATTCGGTATTATATCTTGTCGTTTGCATATATGTAGAATATATGTGTTTTGCGTTTAAGACTTTTAGTccttaattaaattgatatcCTCGAGAATCTCTTTTGCCTGGATACAGTCTAATTCAAAAACATGTCATTTTATTTCAGTAATATTCGTTAGCtaaatattaaagcaatcTCATTAGAACTGTAAGCATTAGCTTATTCGCCAGTTCCTATTCATACTTAAAAATTCTAATGCAAATGTACAGATGTGGTAATACTAGGCTTCTGCTGCGCTGCCGTTTTCCTTCTCCTTGATTTGCTCCTCGGAAAGCGGCGTCTTCAGAGGCAACTCCTCTAGCTCCAAGACTGGACTTGGCTTGTTCAACAGGCTCCGGACGAATGGCGAGTACAGCTTGGGGTTCTGCTTTTCTTCCTTGTCCAAGGGCCACACATAGCTCATGGGAATGGCCCACGCGAAGACTAGAAGAGCACCCAGCACCTTGTACCAGTAGAAAGATGTGTCGTAGATGGAAAAGTCGCGATTGCTGCCGAATGCGGTGGTAAGTTCCTTGGGAGTTTCCAGCGTGGGAACCGCAGTAGTGCCTATGCTGGTAACATTCTTGTTTCTGCTGAAAATAGTTTCATTGCAAAAAgttattttattacatttagATTTGCACTACTTACAAAGCATTCAAGATGACCTCGAAACCCTTGGCCTCGCACTGGTCCAGGCCATTAGGCAAGGGATCGTACTTAATCAGCCCAGCCTTAAAGTTCATCTGGCCATTGATGATGATCCACAGCATCGCCAGGCAGCTGAAGGCGATTCCACTCACCGCCACCTTGGCGTTGCACCGCGGCACAAACATGCCCAGGCAAAACACTCCCACGACAGCGCCCATATTAATGCCGGTAATCGTCCACATGGTCTGAATAATGGAGTTGAAGTTCTGCACGATGAAGCCGCCAACGATGCAGTACGCTCCCATGACCACGATCACCAGTTTCATGGTTGCATTGGCTTTGGCTTCCGAGTGATTGATTCGCGGCTTGATGTAGTCGAAGTAAACCACTCCGGCAAAGGAATTCAGACTGGCGGAAAGGGAACTCAGCGAGGCACTGAAAACGCAGGAGATAAAGACGCCGGGCATGCCCATCATGTGACCCATTATATCCTGGATGAAGAACGGCATCAACTTGTCTGGTTTGCTGACCAGCTGAAAGcaagtaaatattaaatttttaattaaactaaGGCAACGGATCGGAAATCTCACCCCAGCCTGAATGGGATCGCATCCGTAGTAGTAGGCAAACATGATGATTCCGATGAAGCAGGTAAAGGACATGATGAGTAGGAAGCCAACGCCAGCCATAAGTAGACACTTCTTGGCGTGGCCATACGAGGGCAAAGACACAATCCTCTGCACGCAGCTCTGGTCAAGGCCAAGCTTACCTGTCCACATCAGAAGGCCGCTCACCATTCCACTGAAGAAGGTGATGCGCAGGCGGGGATCGATGCCAAAACTAAAGGAATCACTTTCGAAATTAAGCAAAACTTGATGAAATGTTGAGCCACCCATTTACTTGCCTAAAGTCAAAGCGGCCGCCCTCAGCGGCGTTTTCCAAGACATTGGTTATGCCTCCTGTGTTCGAGGTGCCCAAAATGGCCACAAGAACAACCGAGATCAACATAACGCCTCCCTGGACCACATCTGTCCAGACCACCGCCTTGATCCCGCCGAGCATCGTGTAGAAAACGCAGATGGACGAGACCACCGTGTTAATCAGATGAATGTTGTATCCGGTaactgcaaatgaaaatgaattttaattcaaCCACTGACGCGCCAGCGATTAAAATCTATTTCCATTATACCTTGGGAGAAGGCCAGCGAAGGCACGAACATGTACACGGGAAGCATCAGAAATTGGTTGAGGATAAAGGTGACGGTCACCAGTTGTCGGGTGCGCTTGCTAAATCGCAGCTCAAGATACTGTAGATGAAAATGAAATCGAGATTACTTGTGAAGATGGTTTGTCTAAACAAAATAACAAGAAACTGTTTAGGAAGGATTCAAACTGGTTTGCAGTTAAAGAACCTCGATTCTTAAAATGTTGTGTATCCTTCACCTACCTCGTAGCAATTGGAGACATTATTATCGTAGAAAACGGGCACAATGATATATATAAGAACGGGCACAGCCAAGACCATGGCCCATACGATGAAGATCATATTGAATCCAAAGGAGTAGGTCTCCGCCGGAACGGACATCATGGCCACTCCAGACAGCTGGCTGAAAAGAATCGAGCGATTAATAAAAACCCATTCTGACCTTCCTTTAGATAATGAGCCTTCCTAAGGTCATTCCAAATAACAACTCACTCTGGACCGGAAAAAAGAGGGGCTCGAACCTTAATTGATCTATTTCACAAGATTCGCGGTAATAGTGCAATTCATCTAAGCTTTTTTATGGCCGCAATAACCGGCATGCGCATTTGGATAAGATAGACTGATAGACGTACGAGAGTAGAATAAATGGCTTAAGAGGAAGGAGGCCCGATACAACGATACTATCTTTATGGCCCGTGATGTGTCTGGTGTGCCGCCCTGGCGCTACGGAGTGACGACATGGAAATTTATGGGAAAAAGCGTGCGGGACACTCACCTCGAGACAAGCGAAATGGCTACAGGAAGGGTTGGCATCCTCTTTCCACCCTGCAGGTACTCTTCAGTGGTGTTCTTGGCCTTCGAGAAGAAGCCGAAGTAAACTCCAATTCCTGCCGAGGCGCTCAGCATCAGAGAGAAGACTATGTAGT is part of the Drosophila sechellia strain sech25 chromosome 3R, ASM438219v1, whole genome shotgun sequence genome and encodes:
- the LOC6619524 gene encoding sodium-coupled monocarboxylate transporter 2 isoform X1, which encodes MASSVSNLASTVATATAAALEDLHFSLTDYIVFSLMLSASAGIGVYFGFFSKAKNTTEEYLQGGKRMPTLPVAISLVSSQLSGVAMMSVPAETYSFGFNMIFIVWAMVLAVPVLIYIIVPVFYDNNVSNCYEYLELRFSKRTRQLVTVTFILNQFLMLPVYMFVPSLAFSQVTGYNIHLINTVVSSICVFYTMLGGIKAVVWTDVVQGGVMLISVVLVAILGTSNTGGITNVLENAAEGGRFDFSFGIDPRLRITFFSGMVSGLLMWTGKLGLDQSCVQRIVSLPSYGHAKKCLLMAGVGFLLIMSFTCFIGIIMFAYYYGCDPIQAGLVSKPDKLMPFFIQDIMGHMMGMPGVFISCVFSASLSSLSASLNSFAGVVYFDYIKPRINHSEAKANATMKLVIVVMGAYCIVGGFIVQNFNSIIQTMWTITGINMGAVVGVFCLGMFVPRCNAKVAVSGIAFSCLAMLWIIINGQMNFKAGLIKYDPLPNGLDQCEAKGFEVILNAFRNKNVTSIGTTAVPTLETPKELTTAFGSNRDFSIYDTSFYWYKVLGALLVFAWAIPMSYVWPLDKEEKQNPKLYSPFVRSLLNKPSPVLELEELPLKTPLSEEQIKEKENGSAAEA
- the LOC6619524 gene encoding sodium-coupled monocarboxylate transporter 2 isoform X2 — translated: MASSVSNLASTVATATAAALEDLHFSLTDYIVFSLMLSASAGIGVYFGFFSKAKNTTEEYLQGGKRMPTLPVAISLVSSQLSGVAMMSVPAETYSFGFNMIFIVWAMVLAVPVLIYIIVPVFYDNNVSNCYEYLELRFSKRTRQLVTVTFILNQFLMLPVYMFVPSLAFSQVTGYNIHLINTVVSSICVFYTMLGGIKAVVWTDVVQGGVMLISVVLVAILGTSNTGGITNVLENAAEGGRFDFSFGIDPRLRITFFSGMVSGLLMWTGKLGLDQSCVQRIVSLPSYGHAKKCLLMAGVGFLLIMSFTCFIGIIMFAYYYGCDPIQAGLVSKPDKLMPFFIQDIMGHMMGMPGVFISCVFSASLSSLSASLNSFAGVVYFDYIKPRINHSEAKANATMKLVIVVMGAYCIVGGFIVQNFNSIIQTMWTITGINMGAVVGVFCLGMFVPRCNAKVAVSGIAFSCLAMLWIIINGQMNFKAGLIKYDPLPNGLDQCEAKGFEVILNALNKNVTSIGTTAVPTLETPKELTTAFGSNRDFSIYDTSFYWYKVLGALLVFAWAIPMSYVWPLDKEEKQNPKLYSPFVRSLLNKPSPVLELEELPLKTPLSEEQIKEKENGSAAEA